In Aedes albopictus strain Foshan chromosome 3, AalbF5, whole genome shotgun sequence, the following are encoded in one genomic region:
- the LOC109407520 gene encoding homeobox protein six1b, whose product MDTSGLSPLADLDSNSTGSDGVSQSLNSFGTNQSLYLTQNGYRDATTSMKNLFLQEFTDKDYERKYNENAYPIKSQSQSEVAYFTGKPVNELHSTNVRDGTNSVQFLQNIPSQLNNNDVDRKILCFSPEQIQCMCEALQQQGDIEKLATFLWSIPQNELISSNESLLRARCMVAYHRGAFHELYALLESHFYSPKYHPDLQNLWFKAHYREAEKVRGRTLGAVDKYRLRKKYPLPKTIWDGEETVYCFKEKSRNALKDCYTRNRYPTPDEKKTLAKKTGLTLTQVSNWFKNRRQRDRTPQARPDMMMPVLPVTSAQMDGSYQRLFNVANYGGHAYHANDMYAVQ is encoded by the exons ATGGATACCTCAGGATTATCGCCGTTAGCAGATTTGGATTCTAACTCCACCGGTTCGGATGGCGTGAGCCAGTCGTTGAATAGTTTTGGAACAAATCAAAGTTTATATCTAACACAAAACG gCTATCGTGATGCTACCACCTCCATGAAAAATTTGTTTTTACAGGAGTTCACTGACAAGGACTATGAGAGAAAGTATAATGAAAATGCTTATCCAATCAAAAGCCAATCTCAATCAGAGGTAGCTTATTTTACAG GTAAACCCGTAAATGAACTTCATTCAACCAATGTGAGGGATGGCACGAATAGTGTACAGTTTCTCCAGAATATCCCATCTCAGTTGAATAACAACGATGTGGAcaggaaaattttatgttttagtcCAGAACAAATCCAGTGCATGTGTGAAGCATTGCAGCAGCAAGGTGATATAGAGAAATTAGCAACATTCCTGTGGAGTATACCGCAAAACGAGCTGATCAGCAGTAATGAAAGTTTGCTCAGGGCTAGGTGCATGGTGGCGTATCATCGAGGTGCATTCCACGAGCTATACGCCCTCTTGGAGTCGCACTTTTATTCTCCAAAGTACCACCCCGACCTACAAAACTTATGGTTCAAGGCCCATTATCGCGAGGCAGAAAAAGTGAGAGGACGGACACTGGGTGCAGTTGATAAATACAGATTGCGCAAGAAATATCCTTTGCCAAAAACTATTTGGGATGGCGAAGAAACCGTCTACTGTTTCAAGGAAAAGAGTCGCAATGCGCTGAAAGATTGTTACACAAGGAACCGATACCCAACGCCAGATGAGAAGAAAACACTTGCCAAGAAAACTGGACTCACGCTGACTCAAGTGTCTAACTGGTTCAAAAATAGGCGACAACGGGACAGGACACCACAAGCTAGACC GGATATGATGATGCCGGTCCTTCCTGTGACTTCTGCCCAGATGGATGGCAGCTATCAGAGGCTGTTTAATGTTGCCAATTATGGAGGACATGCTTATCATGCAAATGATATGTACGCGGTTCAGTGA